A single window of Granulicella cerasi DNA harbors:
- a CDS encoding alkaline phosphatase family protein, with translation MVLKAMGWVAQAALLAGAVAAGAQTRAQHKVVVISLDAFGAESLHDPMLPAPTLHAMMRDGAYARAMNPINPSVTWPNHTAMVTGVNASKHHLLVNGLIVDQRTDKAPSSVAHTPKSVLVAVPTVYDAAHAAGLTTAEVDWVAIEKADGITWRFTEYTEPHGEIEQDLVQQGTITEGELAHWHKGSQAWRDRMYTAAARDIIRKHHPDLLLVHLLSLDSIEHKTGWGNDSGINTIAFLDDRVKEIVDAVRDAGDLAHTTFLVVSDHGQMSVQKFVDPNDVLIKAGLQGPGVANPAFALNDGGFALVYQKHATPDSAAQLKKLFTGSEGIRSALLPEEAAKEGWPTPAQTDQAGDLLLYAANGFAFGPAREKNKGAHGYPNTEPLMKSIFIASGAGVAKRGEIPEFNNIDIAPTIARLLGIEMKNVDGKPVDAIFSGR, from the coding sequence GTAGCGGCAGGAGCGCAGACCAGGGCGCAGCACAAAGTGGTGGTGATCAGCCTCGATGCCTTCGGCGCAGAAAGCCTGCACGACCCGATGCTGCCCGCGCCGACGCTGCACGCCATGATGCGTGATGGAGCCTACGCTCGCGCCATGAATCCGATCAACCCTTCAGTGACCTGGCCAAACCACACGGCGATGGTGACGGGCGTGAACGCCAGCAAACATCACCTGCTGGTGAACGGCCTGATCGTCGACCAGCGCACGGACAAAGCGCCGAGCAGCGTCGCGCACACACCGAAGAGTGTGCTCGTCGCGGTGCCGACGGTGTATGACGCCGCGCACGCTGCGGGACTGACGACCGCAGAGGTTGACTGGGTCGCCATCGAGAAGGCCGATGGCATCACCTGGCGTTTCACCGAGTACACCGAACCGCATGGCGAGATTGAGCAGGACCTCGTGCAACAGGGCACGATCACCGAAGGCGAGCTCGCACACTGGCACAAAGGCTCGCAGGCCTGGCGCGATCGCATGTACACCGCCGCAGCCAGGGACATCATCCGCAAGCATCACCCGGACCTGCTGCTCGTCCATCTGCTGTCGCTCGACAGCATTGAGCACAAGACCGGCTGGGGCAATGACTCGGGCATCAACACGATCGCGTTTCTCGATGATCGTGTGAAGGAGATCGTCGACGCCGTGCGCGATGCAGGGGATCTCGCCCATACGACCTTCCTGGTGGTTTCCGATCACGGTCAGATGAGTGTGCAGAAGTTCGTCGATCCGAACGACGTGCTGATCAAGGCCGGACTGCAAGGCCCCGGCGTCGCAAACCCCGCGTTCGCGTTGAACGACGGAGGTTTCGCGCTGGTCTACCAGAAGCACGCCACGCCCGACTCCGCAGCGCAACTCAAGAAGCTCTTCACCGGGAGCGAAGGCATTCGTTCCGCCCTGCTGCCGGAAGAGGCAGCGAAGGAAGGCTGGCCCACGCCCGCGCAGACGGACCAGGCAGGTGACCTTCTGCTGTATGCGGCCAACGGCTTCGCTTTTGGCCCTGCGCGTGAGAAGAACAAGGGCGCGCACGGCTACCCCAATACAGAGCCGTTGATGAAGTCGATTTTCATCGCCTCCGGGGCAGGCGTTGCGAAACGCGGAGAGATCCCTGAGTTCAACAACATCGACATCGCGCCGACGATCGCGCGTCTGCTCGGTATCGAGATGAAGAACGTCGATGGCAAGCCTGTCGACGCGATCTTCAGCGGGAGGTAA
- a CDS encoding outer membrane beta-barrel protein: MMLLPRSRSMMAAALLFVFAARFSAVKAHAQAEVTAARAISFTLFAGATGTRTGFGNTRNLSVTAGCDLDFQPANRLAFSLELRGTYPVDRGSLVAQKNILIGPRVRYQYRRFEPYANVLVGRGSLDFGPDGYLDPNHRLTYYTITDGNVFVGGGGLRYRMSDEWRVVVDLQEQRYATPVAASGHVMATAGTIGLAYTFPPRKRACFFCR; this comes from the coding sequence ATGATGCTTCTCCCTCGCAGCCGATCGATGATGGCCGCGGCTCTGCTCTTCGTTTTCGCGGCTCGGTTTTCAGCGGTCAAGGCCCATGCACAAGCCGAGGTCACGGCGGCGCGCGCTATCAGCTTTACGCTCTTTGCAGGCGCCACAGGAACGCGCACCGGCTTTGGCAATACGCGCAATCTGTCTGTGACGGCAGGGTGCGATCTCGACTTTCAGCCCGCGAACCGTCTCGCGTTTTCGCTGGAGTTGCGGGGCACCTACCCGGTCGATCGCGGCTCGTTGGTCGCGCAGAAGAACATCCTGATCGGGCCACGCGTCCGCTATCAATATCGTCGCTTTGAGCCTTACGCGAACGTTCTCGTCGGCAGGGGCTCGCTGGATTTTGGTCCCGACGGCTATCTCGATCCAAACCATCGCTTGACGTATTACACGATTACCGATGGCAATGTATTTGTCGGTGGCGGAGGCCTGCGCTATCGCATGAGCGACGAATGGCGCGTCGTGGTCGATCTCCAGGAGCAGCGTTACGCGACTCCGGTGGCAGCATCCGGTCACGTGATGGCCACCGCAGGAACGATTGGCCTCGCGTATACCTTCCCGCCGCGCAAGCGTGCTTGCTTCTTCTGTCGATAG
- a CDS encoding oxidative damage protection protein: MAHMVFCTKYKQEMEGLDEPPFDSDFGQKIFKNVSKQAWGEWLERQKMLLNEYRLQPWTREAQEFLVEQMNEFFFGSGGELPKEFVAPTH; this comes from the coding sequence ATGGCGCACATGGTGTTCTGCACGAAGTACAAGCAGGAGATGGAAGGGCTCGATGAGCCGCCGTTCGACTCGGATTTCGGACAGAAGATTTTTAAGAATGTTTCCAAGCAGGCCTGGGGCGAGTGGCTCGAGCGCCAGAAGATGCTGCTGAACGAGTATCGTCTGCAGCCCTGGACGCGTGAAGCGCAGGAGTTCCTCGTCGAGCAGATGAACGAGTTCTTCTTCGGCTCCGGCGGCGAGTTGCCCAAGGAATTCGTAGCGCCGACGCACTAA
- the ligA gene encoding NAD-dependent DNA ligase LigA: MSSAHQQIEALREELRHHEHLYYVLDAPTWEDWQYDEAMNRLKALEAEHPELVTPDSPTQRVGGKPKEGFAKVAHSRPMLSLDNAYNADELRAWAERVQAGLAAGEKAGYVCELKLDGLSLAVNYVPGSGGEAVLSTGITRGDGSIGEDVTTNVRTIRSVPLHISAKKLKEAGLPQSFEVRGEVVLPQKAFAKMNEERVAAGMAPAANPRNAAAGTIRTLEPNIVAQRRLEYFSYFLLRDGESFIAEQSEALASLRTAGFLVNKQTRSAKTIDEVLKFIDDADAVRDSLPYDIDGVVIKVDSIAQQRRLGFTGKAPRWAIAYKFPARAANTVLEDVLFQVGRTGKITPVAALKPVFIGGTTVARATLHNADEIARLGVKIGDTVAVERGGDVIPKITHVVSAAPHGRSVEFPQICPICESPLVKEESEVDWRCVNESCPARIAGAMLHWSSRGVMNIEGLGESMVAQLLGQALESITEDDAELESEAVSETGEPVQVREPLVTTIADLYDPAKVNVAKLVELERVGEKTAQALVDEIERSKQRGLARVLMGLGIRFVGERTAQLLAQHFGDVSALIAASREELEAVNEVGPKVAEAIAEFFAVDRNAELVARLRELGVDMTAEKREIGTKFAGLTFVLTGTLPTMTRDDAKALIEAAGGKVSGSVSKKTSYVVAGEEAGSKLEKAQQLGVPVVDEAGLQQLLSE; encoded by the coding sequence ATGTCGAGCGCCCACCAGCAGATCGAAGCCCTCCGCGAAGAACTCCGCCACCACGAGCATCTCTACTACGTGCTCGACGCACCGACCTGGGAAGATTGGCAGTACGACGAGGCGATGAATCGCCTGAAGGCGCTCGAGGCCGAGCATCCTGAACTGGTGACGCCGGACTCGCCGACGCAGCGCGTGGGTGGCAAGCCGAAGGAGGGCTTTGCCAAGGTCGCGCACTCGCGGCCGATGCTTTCGCTCGATAACGCCTATAACGCCGACGAACTTCGTGCCTGGGCTGAGCGGGTGCAGGCTGGGCTCGCGGCTGGCGAGAAGGCAGGCTACGTTTGCGAACTGAAGCTCGACGGCCTTTCGTTGGCCGTGAATTATGTTCCCGGCAGCGGAGGCGAGGCTGTGCTTTCGACCGGCATCACGCGTGGTGATGGAAGCATCGGCGAAGATGTGACGACGAACGTGCGCACGATCCGCTCGGTGCCGTTGCACATCAGCGCGAAGAAGTTGAAGGAAGCGGGCCTGCCGCAGTCCTTCGAGGTGCGTGGTGAAGTCGTGCTGCCGCAGAAGGCTTTTGCAAAGATGAACGAGGAGCGCGTGGCTGCAGGCATGGCCCCTGCGGCGAACCCGCGCAATGCGGCTGCGGGAACGATCCGCACGCTGGAACCGAACATCGTGGCGCAGCGGCGCTTGGAGTACTTCTCTTACTTCCTGCTGCGCGACGGCGAGTCGTTCATCGCGGAGCAGAGTGAGGCGTTGGCGTCGTTGCGTACCGCTGGCTTCCTGGTGAACAAGCAGACGCGCAGCGCGAAGACGATCGACGAAGTGTTGAAGTTCATCGACGACGCCGATGCCGTGCGTGACTCGCTGCCGTATGACATCGACGGCGTCGTGATCAAGGTGGACTCGATTGCGCAACAGCGTCGGCTTGGCTTCACTGGCAAAGCCCCGCGCTGGGCGATCGCTTACAAGTTTCCCGCGCGCGCAGCGAACACTGTGCTCGAAGATGTGTTGTTTCAGGTCGGGCGCACCGGCAAGATCACGCCTGTCGCTGCGTTGAAGCCGGTCTTCATCGGCGGCACGACAGTCGCGCGCGCGACGCTGCATAACGCCGACGAGATTGCGCGCCTCGGTGTAAAGATCGGCGATACAGTTGCCGTCGAACGCGGTGGCGATGTGATCCCGAAGATCACGCATGTGGTCTCTGCTGCGCCGCACGGCCGCTCGGTGGAGTTCCCGCAGATCTGTCCTATCTGCGAAAGCCCGCTGGTGAAGGAGGAGAGCGAGGTTGATTGGCGTTGCGTGAATGAAAGCTGCCCCGCGCGCATTGCGGGCGCGATGCTGCACTGGTCATCGCGTGGCGTGATGAACATTGAAGGCCTCGGCGAGTCGATGGTCGCGCAGTTGCTGGGACAGGCTCTTGAATCGATCACGGAAGACGATGCGGAACTCGAGTCCGAAGCCGTGAGCGAGACCGGCGAGCCGGTACAGGTGCGCGAGCCGCTGGTAACAACGATCGCCGACCTCTATGATCCGGCAAAGGTGAATGTCGCCAAGCTCGTCGAACTCGAGCGCGTCGGCGAAAAGACCGCGCAGGCGTTGGTCGATGAGATCGAACGCAGCAAGCAGCGCGGACTTGCGCGCGTGCTGATGGGGCTTGGCATTCGCTTCGTGGGCGAGCGCACGGCACAGTTGCTTGCACAGCACTTCGGCGATGTGAGCGCGTTGATCGCGGCCTCACGCGAGGAGTTGGAGGCGGTCAACGAAGTCGGGCCCAAGGTCGCCGAGGCGATCGCCGAGTTTTTCGCGGTGGACCGCAACGCAGAGCTCGTGGCGCGTCTGCGCGAACTGGGCGTGGACATGACTGCGGAGAAGCGTGAGATCGGCACGAAGTTTGCAGGACTTACGTTTGTGCTCACGGGCACGCTGCCCACGATGACCCGCGATGATGCGAAGGCGTTGATCGAAGCCGCGGGTGGCAAGGTCTCAGGTTCTGTGTCGAAGAAGACGAGCTATGTCGTCGCTGGCGAAGAAGCGGGATCGAAGCTCGAGAAGGCGCAACAGCTTGGCGTGCCTGTCGTAGATGAAGCAGGCCTGCAGCAACTTCTGTCCGAGTAG
- a CDS encoding flavin monoamine oxidase family protein has product MSVTRRQFLARVGQAGGYSAAVVAMQGLGLFPTYAEASIGAPEVAAGHGKGVKVVVLGGGIAGLVAAYELRARGYEVTLLEARSRPGGRNWSVRRGDKIEFLDGTVQHCTWDEGHYQNFGPARLPSVHKLMLGYAKTFGVELQVEVNTTRSSFLQNDNANGGKPVVQRQAINDTRGHVSELLSKSILGGSLDQEFTGQDKQRMLDFLRLYGPLDDAGKYAGSDRAGYDVMPGAGEQTGSLTKPLDMHTLLDAEFWNGLLYEETFDWQATMFQPVGGMDRIPYAFAKSLGSIIKYESPVTEMRRTSKGVRIGYKHKGVEEHLEADYCICAMPLTQLKKIPNDLSAPTQKIIGESVYGDAYKIAWESRRFWEQDYNIYGGLEFVNVGCSPVWFPSDKFFSERGVFVSGYTEEHMTPLAKMTLEQKFAESRKTIERLHPGKGKELEKPLYVNWGKIPFNEGSWIDTYGAGQERNASAVSQGSARASARPIGSNQANYEELLQQDGPFFLSGDHMSHIVGWQEGAAESSHRVVGMLDNVVKHARLATATRNVNA; this is encoded by the coding sequence ATGAGCGTGACGCGCCGGCAGTTTCTGGCACGTGTAGGGCAGGCTGGTGGATATTCAGCGGCCGTTGTGGCGATGCAAGGCCTTGGACTTTTTCCCACCTATGCGGAGGCGAGTATCGGCGCTCCCGAGGTGGCTGCGGGCCACGGCAAGGGTGTGAAGGTCGTTGTTCTCGGCGGCGGCATCGCAGGGTTGGTGGCGGCGTATGAACTGCGCGCACGTGGCTACGAGGTGACGCTGCTCGAAGCGCGCTCGCGGCCGGGCGGACGCAACTGGAGCGTGCGTCGCGGCGATAAGATCGAGTTCCTCGACGGCACCGTGCAGCACTGTACATGGGACGAAGGGCACTACCAGAACTTCGGTCCCGCGCGTCTGCCCTCCGTCCACAAACTGATGCTCGGCTATGCGAAGACCTTCGGCGTAGAGCTGCAGGTAGAAGTGAACACCACGCGCTCGAGCTTTCTGCAGAACGACAACGCCAACGGCGGCAAGCCTGTGGTGCAGCGTCAGGCGATCAACGACACGCGTGGCCATGTTTCGGAGTTGCTGTCGAAGTCGATCCTCGGCGGCTCGCTCGATCAGGAGTTCACTGGCCAGGACAAGCAGCGCATGTTGGACTTCCTGCGGCTCTACGGTCCGCTGGATGATGCAGGTAAGTACGCTGGCTCCGACCGCGCAGGTTATGACGTGATGCCCGGCGCAGGTGAACAGACAGGCTCGCTCACCAAGCCGCTTGATATGCATACGTTGCTCGACGCGGAGTTCTGGAACGGCTTGCTGTACGAAGAGACCTTCGATTGGCAGGCAACGATGTTCCAGCCGGTCGGCGGCATGGACCGCATCCCGTATGCGTTTGCGAAGTCGCTCGGCTCGATCATCAAGTATGAGTCGCCAGTGACGGAGATGCGCCGCACGTCCAAGGGCGTTCGCATTGGCTACAAGCACAAGGGTGTCGAAGAGCACCTCGAGGCGGACTACTGCATCTGCGCGATGCCGTTGACGCAGTTGAAGAAGATTCCGAATGACCTCAGCGCGCCGACGCAGAAGATCATCGGCGAATCCGTCTACGGCGACGCCTATAAGATCGCGTGGGAAAGCCGCCGTTTCTGGGAACAGGATTACAACATCTACGGGGGCCTCGAGTTCGTGAACGTAGGCTGCTCGCCGGTGTGGTTCCCCTCGGACAAATTCTTCTCGGAGCGCGGAGTCTTTGTTTCGGGATACACCGAAGAGCACATGACGCCGCTGGCGAAGATGACGCTCGAGCAGAAGTTTGCGGAGAGCCGCAAGACGATCGAGCGGCTGCATCCCGGCAAGGGCAAAGAACTCGAGAAGCCGCTCTACGTGAACTGGGGCAAGATCCCGTTCAACGAGGGCTCGTGGATCGACACCTACGGCGCGGGGCAGGAGCGCAACGCGTCGGCGGTTTCGCAGGGCTCCGCGCGCGCGTCGGCGCGGCCCATCGGATCGAACCAGGCGAACTACGAAGAGCTGCTGCAGCAGGACGGCCCGTTCTTCCTCTCCGGCGACCACATGAGCCACATCGTCGGCTGGCAGGAGGGCGCGGCGGAGAGCAGCCACCGCGTCGTCGGCATGCTCGACAACGTGGTGAAGCACGCTCGACTCGCTACAGCTACCAGGAATGTGAACGCATAA
- a CDS encoding RidA family protein: MKMKFALAVTVLCSSAAFAQTEVKHIQPSEKMPIANAVWAGDTLYCSGQLADPITPADPAKGTAAVYGNTEQQSLSALMKIQALLKSQGLDMKDVVKMTVFLAGDPAKGGKLDFPGLQASYTKFFGTKEQPNKPARSAVQVAALAAPWGLVEIEVIAVRSK, encoded by the coding sequence ATGAAGATGAAGTTTGCTCTTGCTGTAACCGTGTTGTGCTCGAGCGCTGCGTTTGCGCAAACCGAAGTGAAGCATATTCAGCCGAGCGAGAAGATGCCGATCGCGAACGCGGTGTGGGCGGGCGATACGCTCTACTGCTCTGGCCAGCTTGCTGATCCGATTACGCCTGCTGATCCAGCGAAGGGAACCGCTGCGGTGTATGGCAACACGGAACAGCAGTCGCTGAGCGCGCTGATGAAGATTCAGGCGTTGCTGAAGTCGCAGGGGCTCGACATGAAGGATGTCGTGAAGATGACGGTCTTCCTCGCAGGCGATCCGGCGAAGGGCGGCAAGCTTGATTTCCCCGGTCTGCAGGCGAGCTACACGAAGTTCTTCGGCACAAAGGAGCAGCCGAACAAGCCTGCGCGTTCGGCGGTGCAGGTTGCCGCGCTCGCAGCGCCGTGGGGGCTGGTGGAGATTGAAGTGATTGCTGTTAGAAGCAAGTAG
- a CDS encoding SDR family NAD(P)-dependent oxidoreductase: MALSLKGKRVFVTGASAGIGEATAKEFAKQGANVLICARRLERLTKLEAELKELGAPEVFSFQLDVTDRDEVQGTIATLPAEWREIDILVNNAGLSRGLNKLYEDDVDNWEEMIDTNVKGLLYVTRAVVPGMVARNSGHVINLGSIAGLAAYPGGAVYCATKVAERYITDGLRIDVNGTDLRVTTIDPGMVETEFSVVRYRGDEEKAAKVYANIEPLLAEDIADAIVWAATRPAHVSIQTMVLCPTAQASAYVVTRGAK, encoded by the coding sequence GTGGCACTTTCTCTCAAGGGCAAGCGTGTATTTGTAACCGGCGCAAGCGCGGGCATCGGCGAAGCGACCGCAAAGGAGTTCGCCAAGCAGGGCGCAAACGTGCTGATCTGCGCACGTCGTCTCGAACGCCTGACGAAGCTCGAAGCCGAGCTGAAAGAGCTGGGCGCGCCTGAAGTTTTCAGCTTTCAGCTCGACGTCACCGATCGCGACGAGGTGCAGGGCACCATCGCAACGCTGCCCGCCGAGTGGCGCGAGATCGACATCCTCGTCAACAACGCCGGCTTGTCGCGCGGACTCAACAAGCTCTACGAGGATGACGTCGACAACTGGGAAGAGATGATCGACACGAACGTGAAGGGCTTGCTCTACGTGACGCGTGCGGTCGTACCGGGCATGGTGGCGCGCAACAGCGGACACGTCATCAACCTCGGCTCCATCGCGGGCCTTGCAGCATATCCCGGCGGCGCGGTCTACTGCGCGACGAAGGTCGCTGAGCGCTACATCACCGACGGCCTGCGTATCGACGTGAACGGCACCGACCTGCGCGTGACGACGATCGACCCTGGGATGGTGGAGACCGAGTTCAGCGTCGTGCGCTATCGCGGCGACGAGGAAAAGGCCGCGAAGGTCTACGCGAACATCGAACCCCTGCTCGCTGAAGACATCGCCGACGCGATCGTGTGGGCCGCAACTCGCCCCGCGCACGTGTCGATCCAGACGATGGTGCTCTGCCCGACCGCGCAAGCAAGCGCGTATGTGGTGACGCGAGGCGCGAAGTAG
- a CDS encoding DNA translocase FtsK, which translates to MRPQRLVYAPTRSRRLNEMFGLCVLAGAGLLLLALLTYTPSDPSFNTVAAVTSTRPAHNWTGVVGAYTSDLLLQLFGVAIFVLPLVLIRTGVCWMRSRAVGAPVAKSIGLVLWMLFAPAVIALLPVHLLWAHALPIAGVEGRIVADGLVRFVNLPGAATIAGLMVALSIYLSTTFLIAMAREWFAEHTAFVGKTKVRIASWRSDKEENVEPAEADLNERHSRVAARLKFEPMQDEVAEEQRKNSLVAGFLSLFRRKRAVAETAADDDHDRAHFGGETPSVWDSLPRTDVEAIGATSIAKAAAAAAPFAAELAAAAAPIREAVMPMHMEEPTVARAESYEPIEDDGWLDAPERATFGRASFESVDMPEPPPARIPVAEPMRPQLVQRAEPQAAPESPRRIQPVPPPPPMPSPMADLRDQNIAFGRRADADIRSIAITPKSIRGYKLPPSSLLYRSEEQTTVREDQLRDEARMLVEKCAEFGVQGKVEQINPGPVVTTFEFKPDSGVKYSKVTGLADDLCLAMAAESVLIERMQGKSTVGIQVPNSERETIWLRDVVECESFAQSKSRLAIALGKDINGAIVTADLASMPHVLIAGSTGSGKSVAINAMIMSVLFKSTPEQVRMILVDPKRVELGMYEGIPHLFTPIITEAKQAANALRNAVKEMERRLKLLAANHVRNIDQFNKLFDNGSDYLFEDVNQEPLPYIMIIIDELADLMMLDRANVEEAITRIAQMARAVGIHLVLATQRPSVDVITGLLKANVPTRMSFRLATKVDSRTIIDSNGAESLLGRGDMLYLPPGTSRLQRVHAPFVTEKEISAVTEFWRAQGEAEYAEGFLEGPKDENGNPEGGSGGDREDNDPMFDDAVRLVFEFGKASTSLLQRRLRIGYGRAASLIDMMEQDGLVGPADGSKPREILKRPDFYSEVDAAMR; encoded by the coding sequence ATGCGACCACAGAGACTCGTTTACGCGCCCACGCGCAGCCGCCGATTGAATGAAATGTTCGGCCTCTGCGTGCTTGCTGGCGCCGGCCTCCTTCTGCTTGCGCTGTTGACCTATACGCCGTCGGATCCCTCCTTCAACACCGTCGCCGCTGTTACCTCAACGCGCCCCGCGCATAACTGGACCGGCGTGGTTGGCGCCTACACCAGCGATCTATTGCTGCAACTCTTCGGCGTGGCGATCTTCGTGCTTCCGCTTGTGCTGATTCGCACTGGCGTCTGCTGGATGCGCTCGCGCGCTGTCGGCGCGCCTGTGGCGAAGTCCATCGGCCTTGTGCTGTGGATGCTTTTCGCACCTGCTGTGATCGCGTTGCTGCCCGTGCATCTCCTGTGGGCCCATGCGCTTCCCATCGCTGGGGTCGAAGGCCGCATCGTGGCGGATGGTCTCGTCCGCTTTGTCAATCTGCCCGGTGCTGCGACGATCGCTGGCCTCATGGTCGCGCTGTCGATCTATCTGTCCACCACCTTCCTCATCGCGATGGCTCGCGAATGGTTCGCCGAACATACCGCATTCGTTGGCAAGACGAAGGTGCGCATCGCATCCTGGCGTTCGGACAAGGAAGAGAATGTTGAACCTGCTGAAGCTGATCTGAACGAGCGCCACTCGCGCGTGGCAGCTCGCCTGAAGTTCGAACCGATGCAGGATGAGGTCGCCGAAGAGCAGCGCAAGAACTCATTGGTCGCAGGCTTCCTCTCGCTCTTCCGTCGCAAGCGTGCTGTGGCTGAGACCGCAGCCGACGACGACCACGATCGTGCTCACTTTGGTGGTGAAACACCCTCGGTGTGGGATTCGCTGCCACGTACCGATGTCGAAGCCATTGGCGCGACCTCGATTGCAAAGGCCGCGGCTGCGGCTGCGCCGTTTGCTGCCGAACTCGCCGCGGCCGCAGCGCCCATTCGCGAAGCGGTGATGCCGATGCACATGGAAGAGCCGACTGTGGCTCGCGCCGAGTCGTATGAGCCGATCGAAGACGATGGTTGGCTGGACGCGCCGGAGCGCGCGACCTTCGGCCGCGCCTCGTTTGAGAGCGTGGACATGCCCGAGCCTCCTCCTGCGCGCATCCCTGTGGCCGAGCCGATGCGTCCGCAGCTCGTGCAGCGTGCGGAGCCGCAGGCCGCGCCAGAGTCGCCGCGTCGCATTCAGCCCGTGCCGCCTCCTCCGCCAATGCCCTCGCCGATGGCAGACCTGCGCGATCAGAACATCGCCTTCGGGCGCCGTGCCGATGCGGACATCAGGTCCATCGCGATCACACCGAAGTCGATCCGCGGCTATAAGCTGCCGCCGTCTTCGCTGCTCTATCGCAGCGAAGAGCAGACCACCGTTCGCGAAGATCAACTTCGCGATGAAGCTCGCATGTTGGTCGAGAAGTGCGCTGAGTTCGGTGTGCAGGGCAAAGTCGAGCAGATCAATCCCGGCCCCGTTGTTACGACGTTTGAATTCAAGCCCGACTCGGGTGTGAAGTACTCCAAGGTGACCGGCCTGGCCGATGATCTTTGCCTCGCGATGGCTGCGGAAAGCGTGCTGATCGAGCGCATGCAAGGCAAGTCCACGGTGGGCATTCAGGTGCCGAACAGCGAGCGCGAAACGATCTGGCTGCGAGATGTGGTCGAGTGCGAATCGTTTGCGCAGTCGAAGTCGCGTCTGGCGATCGCGCTTGGCAAAGACATCAACGGCGCTATCGTGACAGCGGATCTTGCGTCGATGCCCCACGTGCTCATCGCGGGTTCGACGGGCTCCGGCAAGTCCGTGGCGATCAACGCGATGATCATGAGCGTGCTCTTCAAGTCCACGCCCGAGCAGGTGCGCATGATCCTCGTGGATCCGAAGCGCGTGGAACTCGGCATGTACGAGGGCATCCCGCATCTCTTCACGCCGATCATCACCGAAGCCAAACAGGCGGCGAATGCGCTGCGTAACGCGGTGAAGGAGATGGAGCGCCGCCTCAAGCTGCTCGCTGCAAACCACGTTCGCAACATCGACCAGTTCAACAAACTCTTCGACAACGGCAGCGACTATCTCTTCGAGGACGTAAACCAGGAACCGCTGCCGTACATCATGATCATCATCGACGAGCTTGCCGACTTGATGATGCTTGACCGTGCAAACGTCGAAGAGGCGATCACGCGCATCGCGCAGATGGCCCGCGCTGTCGGCATCCATCTTGTGCTCGCAACGCAGCGCCCGTCGGTAGACGTCATCACTGGCTTGCTTAAGGCGAACGTGCCGACGCGTATGAGCTTCCGTCTTGCGACGAAGGTCGACTCGCGCACCATCATCGATTCCAACGGCGCTGAGAGTCTGCTGGGTCGCGGCGACATGCTTTATCTCCCGCCGGGCACCTCGCGTTTGCAGCGTGTTCATGCGCCTTTTGTGACCGAGAAGGAAATCTCCGCCGTGACGGAATTCTGGCGCGCACAGGGTGAGGCCGAGTACGCCGAAGGCTTCCTCGAAGGTCCGAAGGACGAGAACGGGAATCCTGAAGGCGGCTCCGGCGGCGATCGCGAAGACAACGACCCGATGTTCGACGACGCGGTTCGTCTTGTCTTCGAGTTTGGCAAGGCATCGACGTCGTTGCTGCAGCGTCGTTTGCGCATCGGCTATGGGCGCGCGGCAAGCCTGATCGACATGATGGAGCAGGACGGCCTCGTAGGTCCGGCAGATGGCTCGAAGCCACGTGAGATCCTCAAACGTCCGGACTTCTACAGCGAAGTCGATGCGGCGATGCGGTAA
- a CDS encoding tetratricopeptide repeat protein — protein MRVLLSAIVFTSFIAANAQNVQPPALVSAREALTARNPALAKTRYEEFAKAHPTDARAPQGMGDAELMMHQYEAAELDYRRAVMIDPNLWPAHKSLVLVEAKLGRWDDFESERKLLHDARVRGADNISAKESDLIDSFEVAGKPWLVREYFVPMGRSEARYNFEHFTPEGKASEYISLERADAAKTALERAPQVVIGKDDIPAAPGEFALNWYTGSGHGTIRHYKQEPSYRTLRADTMRWLRARAAHK, from the coding sequence GTGCGTGTTCTCCTCTCAGCCATAGTCTTCACGTCGTTCATCGCAGCCAACGCGCAGAACGTGCAGCCTCCTGCTCTGGTCTCCGCGCGCGAGGCGCTGACGGCCCGGAACCCAGCGCTCGCGAAGACGCGCTATGAAGAGTTCGCCAAGGCACATCCCACTGACGCGCGCGCGCCGCAGGGGATGGGCGACGCCGAACTGATGATGCATCAGTACGAAGCTGCGGAACTCGACTATCGCCGCGCTGTGATGATTGATCCGAACCTATGGCCCGCGCACAAGAGCCTCGTGCTCGTCGAAGCCAAGCTCGGTCGTTGGGATGACTTCGAAAGCGAGCGCAAACTCCTGCATGATGCGCGCGTGCGCGGTGCAGACAACATCTCCGCGAAGGAGTCTGACCTCATCGATAGCTTCGAGGTTGCGGGTAAGCCGTGGCTGGTGCGCGAGTACTTCGTCCCTATGGGCCGCTCCGAAGCACGCTATAACTTCGAACACTTCACCCCTGAAGGCAAGGCCAGCGAGTACATCTCGCTCGAGCGCGCGGACGCGGCGAAGACAGCCCTGGAGCGCGCGCCGCAGGTGGTGATCGGCAAAGACGACATCCCCGCCGCACCCGGAGAGTTCGCGCTGAACTGGTACACAGGTTCGGGTCACGGGACGATTCGTCACTACAAGCAGGAGCCGAGCTATCGCACCCTGCGCGCTGACACCATGCGCTGGCTGCGAGCGCGAGCAGCGCACAAGTAA